A genomic stretch from Engraulis encrasicolus isolate BLACKSEA-1 chromosome 12, IST_EnEncr_1.0, whole genome shotgun sequence includes:
- the faimb gene encoding fas apoptotic inhibitory molecule b, which translates to MAGDIAARWDVELSDGIYRIEFEHGTTTGKRVIYINGKEVLRRDWMFKLVGKETVGVTEAKATIHIEAIGGFAYEYSLNINGKAYQRFMDNRSKISKSWTVKLDGVDYRIVLEKDTMDVWCNGQQMETVGEFADDGTETQFAVANHECCIKAISSGKKKRGHGGIMHILLVDGGVVSEVMQ; encoded by the exons ATGGCTGGGGACATTGCTGCGCGGTGGGACGTAGAGCTAAGTGATGGCATTTACCGGATTGAATTTGAACATGGGACCACAACGGGAAAACGTGTCATCTACATCAATGGAAAG GAGGTGTTGAGGAGAGACTGGATGTTCAAGCTGGTGGGGAAGGAGACCGTAGGAGTCACGGAGGCCAAGGCCACCATCCACATCGAGGCCATCGGCGGCTTCGCCTACGAGTACTCTCTCAACATCAACGGGAAGGCCTACCAGAGGTTCATGGACAATCGCTCCAAAATAAGCAAATCCTGGACCGTGAAGCTGGATGGTGTAGACTACAGGATAGTGTTGG AAAAGGACACCATGGATGTTTGGTGCAATGGACAACAAATGGAGACTGTG GGGGAATTTGCAGACGACGGCACGGAAACCCAGTTCGCGGTGGCGAACCACGAGTGTTGCATCAAGGCCATCAGTAGCGGGAAAAAGAAGCGTGGTCATGGTGGCATCATGCATATTCTGCTGGTGGACGGAGGTGTGGTATCCGAGGTCATGCAATGA